The Mycolicibacterium hassiacum DSM 44199 genome includes a window with the following:
- a CDS encoding class I SAM-dependent methyltransferase, which translates to MTTLKESSVRTPNRKYTIAEILEIFAGGQLPLRFTAYDGSTAGPQDAQYGLNLLTPRGTTYLATAPGELGLARAYIAGDLEPYGVHPGDPYELLKALADKVQFRRPPARVLANVVRSLGIEHLKPIAPPPQEALPRWRRVAEGLRHSKTRDAEAIHHHYDVSNTFYEYVLGPSMTYTCACYPHPEAGLEEAQENKYRLVFEKLRLKPGDRLLDIGCGWGGMVMYAAKRGVKAIGVTLSKAQAEWGQKAIAEQGLGDLAEVRHGDYRDVRESGFDAVSSIGLTEHVGVRNYPTYFRFLKSKLRPGGLLLNHCITRPDNRSRATAGGFIDRYVFPDGELTGSGRIITEAQDAGLEVIHEENLRNHYALTLRDWCRNLVEHWDEAVAEVGLPTAKVWGLYMAGSRLGFETNVVQLHQVLAVKLDSHGNDGGLPLRPWWSA; encoded by the coding sequence ATGACCACGCTCAAGGAATCTTCGGTACGGACACCCAACCGCAAATACACGATCGCCGAGATCCTGGAGATCTTCGCCGGTGGCCAACTGCCGTTGAGATTCACCGCATACGACGGCAGCACGGCCGGACCGCAGGACGCCCAGTACGGCCTGAACCTGCTCACCCCGCGCGGCACCACCTATCTGGCCACCGCGCCCGGCGAGCTCGGCCTGGCCCGCGCCTACATCGCCGGGGATCTCGAACCGTACGGGGTGCATCCCGGTGACCCCTACGAGTTACTCAAGGCGCTGGCCGACAAGGTGCAGTTCCGTCGGCCGCCGGCGCGGGTGCTGGCCAATGTGGTGCGCTCACTGGGCATCGAGCACCTCAAGCCGATCGCCCCGCCCCCGCAGGAGGCGCTGCCGCGCTGGCGGCGCGTCGCGGAAGGCCTGCGGCACAGCAAGACTCGCGATGCCGAGGCCATCCACCATCACTACGACGTGTCGAACACGTTCTACGAGTACGTGCTCGGCCCGTCGATGACCTACACCTGCGCGTGCTATCCGCATCCCGAGGCCGGCCTGGAGGAGGCGCAGGAGAACAAGTACCGGCTGGTGTTCGAGAAGCTGCGGCTCAAGCCCGGCGACCGGTTGCTCGACATCGGCTGCGGCTGGGGCGGAATGGTGATGTACGCCGCCAAGCGCGGGGTCAAGGCGATCGGCGTGACGCTGTCGAAGGCGCAGGCCGAGTGGGGGCAGAAGGCGATCGCCGAACAGGGGCTCGGCGATCTGGCCGAGGTGCGCCACGGCGACTACCGCGATGTAAGGGAGTCGGGCTTCGACGCGGTCTCGTCGATCGGGCTGACCGAACACGTCGGGGTGCGCAACTACCCGACGTACTTCCGGTTCCTGAAGTCCAAGCTGCGTCCGGGCGGGCTGCTGCTCAACCACTGCATCACCCGGCCCGACAACCGCAGCCGGGCCACCGCCGGCGGGTTCATCGACCGTTACGTGTTCCCCGACGGTGAGCTCACCGGGTCCGGGCGCATCATCACCGAGGCGCAGGACGCCGGCCTCGAGGTGATTCACGAGGAGAACCTGCGCAACCACTACGCGCTGACGCTGCGCGACTGGTGCCGCAACCTGGTGGAGCACTGGGACGAGGCGGTGGCCGAGGTCGGGCTGCCCACAGCCAAGGTGTGGGGCCTGTACATGGCCGGCTCCCGGTTGGGCTTCGAGACGAATGTCGTTCAGCTGCACCAGGTTCTGGCAGTGAAACTGGATTCACACGGCAACGACGGCGGGCTGCCGCTGCGGCCCTGGTGGTCGGCCTGA